One window of the Leucobacter komagatae genome contains the following:
- a CDS encoding NUDIX domain-containing protein gives MSDLRDPGDAWVTAADGNRYWGKFGAAGLLAYDRALDAILMQHRVSWSDHGNTWGIPGGAINQGEATIDGAIREAQEEAGVPDNAVTPRYTHVLDRGGWSYTTVVAEVKTPFTPEITDPESHALEWVPVDEVELKELHPAFAATWQLLKPIVRRTPTIIVDAANVVGTVPDGWWKDRKGSTERLRDRIEALAVSGEGVRAAFFDMPADLHGGLVFPDWVFITESTARGISTTENVRVVDATTSGDDAIVEEAAALANRGGLGIVVTSDNELRVRSSAVGVETTRGSKQLLDLLDRSER, from the coding sequence ATGAGCGACCTTCGAGATCCCGGTGACGCATGGGTGACGGCCGCAGACGGAAACCGCTACTGGGGTAAGTTCGGCGCGGCGGGCCTCCTCGCCTATGACCGGGCGCTCGACGCGATCCTCATGCAGCACCGCGTCTCCTGGAGCGACCACGGCAACACCTGGGGCATCCCCGGCGGCGCGATCAACCAGGGCGAAGCGACGATCGACGGCGCGATCCGCGAGGCGCAGGAGGAGGCCGGCGTTCCCGACAACGCCGTGACCCCGCGATACACGCACGTGCTCGACCGGGGCGGCTGGTCGTACACGACCGTCGTCGCCGAGGTGAAGACGCCGTTCACCCCCGAGATCACCGACCCCGAGAGTCACGCGCTCGAGTGGGTGCCTGTCGACGAGGTCGAGCTCAAAGAACTGCACCCCGCGTTCGCGGCGACCTGGCAGCTGCTCAAGCCGATCGTGCGCCGCACCCCGACCATCATCGTCGACGCGGCGAACGTCGTCGGCACGGTGCCCGACGGCTGGTGGAAAGACCGCAAGGGGTCGACGGAGCGCCTCCGCGACCGCATCGAGGCGCTCGCCGTCTCGGGCGAGGGTGTGCGCGCAGCGTTCTTCGACATGCCCGCCGACCTGCACGGCGGGCTCGTCTTCCCGGACTGGGTCTTCATCACCGAGAGCACCGCGCGCGGCATCTCCACGACCGAGAACGTGCGCGTCGTCGACGCGACGACCTCGGGCGACGACGCGATCGTCGAGGAGGCGGCCGCGCTCGCGAACCGGGGCGGACTCGGCATCGTCGTCACGAGCGATAATGAGCTGCGGGTGCGCTCATCGGCGGTGGGGGTCGAGACGACCCGCGGGTCGAAGCAGCTACTCGACCTACTCGACCGGTCGGAGCGCT